CTTGGATGCGATTTTTATCCAAATAAAGCTGAATTGTGCCAGTTTCATCTTGCAAGGTGAAGAAAGCCAGTTTACCGAAAACGCGACGCGCCATAATGCGTCCAGCGATCGCAACTTCTAAATCAACTTCTTCACCACTGGCTAAATCGGCAAACTGTTCTTGCAACTGTGCTGCATGATGGGTAGATTCCCAGCGATAGGCGTAGGGATTAGTCCCTAGCTGCTTGAGTTGTTCTACTTTTTCCAGCCTTGCGGCTCGGATATCTTCTTCCGACATGGTAACGAACTAAATAGGGCAAGATTAATTATAGATGCTGCAAAAGTTGAGAGTAAGAGATATTTGCACTTTGCAGATGATAATATCGCCAAACCAAATACAATGACACAAACTAGAGTGCGCTTGTGGAATGTAGATGAATATCACCGGATGCTTGAGACGGGTATTATTACAGCCGATGAACGGGTAGAACTGATTGATGGGCAAGTTATCCCCATGAGTGCGAAAAATCCCCCCATGCAGCGACAACGCTGTGTGCGTCTGATTATCTCAAGAGAGCGCTAGCAGAAGTTGCCTTAGTTCGGGTGCAAGATCCCATTCAGTTAAGCCAATACTCGGAACCTGAACCAGATATTGCCGTTGTCCGCATTGATGCGCGAAAGTACATCGATCGTCATCCTGCACCCAATGAAATCTTTTTATTGATTGAGGTAGCAGATACAACGCTAGACACCGATCGCAAACAGAAAGCACCTTTATATGCTAAGGCAGGAATTGCTGACTACTGGATTTTGGATGTGAATCAGCGTCAGGTTTTTGTTTTGGGCGAACCACTTTTGCAAGGCTACAATCAACAATTGATTTTGCAGGACTATACAACGTTATCCTTGATTGCATTTCCAGAAATTGAAGTTCAGATTAATCAACTGTTTCCATAAGTTAGCTAACAGAATTTGAGTATGAAATTTTTTAAATAAAAAGTGCGTAGGTGTAGCCCGTCGTAGACATCGCTCGATCGCATTTTATCCAAAAGACTCTCATATAAAATATGATTGATATCTTCTATGACAACGATTCAATAATCTAATGTAAAAGTCAAACCTTTATTTACGATCTACTGTTAGCGAATGCCTAGATGAAATTGCTTTCATTTTCAAGTTAGTAAATTGCACGATCGCCTTTACAAAATCTTGCTGTTCTGGTTGCAAATGCAGTTTTTCTAGGGCTTGATTGATATTATTACCAGCCCGGAGATGGTGATTAAGTTGGGCACGTTGCGATGTGTTTAAGACTGCCTCAATTTCTCTGTTTCTTCGCTGACGCACAGCCTGGAGTTCTTGGCGTTGTAAGGGAGTCAGGTTAATCTCCGAGGAGGTGGAGTAGCTTGCAGTTTTGGTAGTTTGGGCGGAAATAACACCAAAAGTACTATGGAGTTGAACGGGTGCAGCTAAGGCAATTCCTGGCATGGAAAGGACAAGAGCTAGAATAGCAGCGAACACAGAAAGCCGTTTTGTCAAGTGAATTGCCATATTCAGAAATGCCTACATCTAATTTAATGCTGAGATATAGTTAAGCAATTTTCAAGCCTTAATTTTGAATCTTGAATTTATCCACCCCCAAGAGGATGGTAGTTCAGGTAGAAAATATTATCCGCTTTAAGGGAATCCAAAAAAACTAGAAGGGCAAACTTAACCAAATTATTTTTGCTAAAATCTAGACTCAAATTCAAGTTGTTACAAAATCATCACTTAATTGCTCATTTCTGTTAATCTGTCAATGCGTAAGTCCTGCAAGTAGCTCGTGATTTTATTTTAGAACACCTATCACAGAAGTTAGGCTTGATTGCATAATATCAATTATTTGTCAATGTGTAAGTTCTAAATTTAATTTCTGGAAATCCCTCAGACAAAGTATGTGCTAAAAGAGATATAAATAGTGCATTAGGCAAATCTAACGCACTATTATATATAACTTCATTTAGCACTCAAAACTACTCAGACCTTTTCATTCTGTCGATTTCGCGTTGTAATTCTTCAATTTGACGGCGCAAAGTTTCTGTTTCATTTGCGGCAGATTCTGCTTTAACATTTACCGAGCCAGAAGCAGGCGATCGCTGATAATTTCCTCGGCGAATTTGCTGATATTCTTCGGATACTGCCCACGCCCGTAAGTAATGCAGCCGTTCCACTGGGAAAGGATGACTCAACATCGTACCCTGAGCGCCATTGTATATCAAAAATTTATATATCTGATTCAGTCCATCTTCATCCAGTGCCTGATAATTTTCTGACTGCTTGATAAACTCTTGTAAACTACATTCATTGGCATATTTGTGACTACCGCCAGAGAGTTTCATCATGGTTGACATTACCGGATTCAAGTCATCCATCACCAGTAATGCGGCGCGATCTGACGATAACTCGGCTTTGCGCCGCCACTCAAAAAAGGCGTAAATCAAGCCTTGTGTTACAAGATTACCGAGGTCAAAGGTCAATTCGCCCAAGGCAGAAGCAGCACTCATCGCCCACATCGCCATTTGAATTAAAATAGTATGACCACATTTAATATGCCCCAGTTCATGGGCTAGCACCGCCCGAATCTCAGCTTCGTCTAGTAAGTCCAGTATCCCTGTATTTATGACTATGTAAGGATTCTCTTGCCCCAGCGCATAGCTATTAGCTTGGGGATCTTGCGAGACAAACAGCGCGGGTTCTGGGTAAATGTCCAAATCTCGGACGCATTCCCGAAACATCTGGTAAATAGTGGAATACTGACGCGGCCCGACTTGGATGGTGTTACCCATTAGATAGACTAATTGAGGGCGTTCGTAGATAAATTCCACAAATTTACGAGCGATTAAATCAAATCCCGGTAAATTTCGTAAAGCTTGCTCGGCTTGGCGATCTAGTGGATGCCTGAAGGCTTCGCTGGAAATTCCTGTGTAAGTTGGCATAATTCAGGGTATTGGGTGATTGGTAATTTGTCATTGGTCATTGGTCATTAGTCATTAGCAAAGGACAACTGAACAAAGGACAAATAACAAATGACAAGATAATAGAAATGGGGCAATTGGAAGTAAAAATCACTTTGTATGGAATTAAAAGCGTGTGATTGAGGCAGAAGTTCATTTGTCACTACATAACTTTTTGCGATCGCAAGCGGGGTTCCCTTCCTGGCCCCATCATTTGACGATGGCACGGTTGGTAGCACGCGCCTTGCGCCTGGGACGTAGTGCCCTAATTCAAGTAGGAGCGGTTTGTGGCTATCAAGGGCGGTATCGCACTAGTTTTGTAGCATCAGCCCTAATGTGGCACGGCCCTGTAATTATTGTTGCTCAAGAACCAGTGCAGCAACTTCTGCTGCGGATAGAAATTCCGCGTCTACAGCAGTGGCTACCAGCCAATAAATCAATTAGAACAGGTGACGCTTGGCCTGATGCTGAGTTCCAAGGGCTACTTTTAACCTCTCCAGAAGCTTGGTTAAGAGGACAATTTGCTGGTGGCGATCGCTTTCCCCAAGGCATCCCCACAATTATTGATGGGGTAGACGATCTCGAAGATTGGGTACGTCATCAACTTACCCAAGATATTCAACCCCATGATTGGGACGAACTCATATTGGCTTGTCCAAATCAAGCTGAGGCAATTAGCGAAGCACGGATACAACTGACGCACGAACTTTTTCAGCATCCTGTTAATCCATATCACTGCTATCTAATTTCCCAGCCAGAAATAGAGATTTTAAGCCGTCTTTGTTTAGCTTTAGAGTCAGTACCATCACTACCAGAACCGTGGAAACAATTCTGGCAACAATTTCAAACCCTTGATGAAAATCTTTCCCCCCCTGCCTCCCCTGCTCCCCCTCCCCTCTTCTGGGCGACCATAGCCCATAGACAAGGTTTATTTTCTTTGCACTATGCCCCAATGGAATTAAGAGAAATCCTCTTACCCTTATGGCAGCGACAACCAGTAGTTTTGATTGGCAGTGCCATAGAACCAGAAACAGAGGCTCCTCTTTTTCGACAGCGCCTTGGTTTGGAAGATTTAACTTGTCTAAAATTCTCCTCGGAGAGTCAAGCGGAAGCAATTCAACTTTATGTACCCTATAAATTGCCTCTACCTAACACGCCAGAATTTCAAGCGGCATTTATTCACAAAGTCCGCACACTGGTTTGTCTGAGTGCTACAGCACCAGGATTAACGGTTGTTTTGGTGGGAGATGTACCACTCAAGGCTCAAGTGGCGACAATTTTGGCTTCAGAGTTTGGTTCGCGGGTGCAGGTAGAAAAAACTTGTTTAGATGAAAATGGTATTTTGATTAGTGGTTGGGAATTTTGGCGAGAACATCAACGAGTTTTGCCAGCACCCCATTTGTTAATTATTGCTACTTTGCCTTTGCCATCTTTAGAAAATCCGCTTGTAGCTGGTAGGGTAGCTCTTTATAAGCGATCGCATCAAGATTGGTTTCGTTTATATTTATTGCCAGCAGCCTTGAATGAATTACAAAGAGCGATCGCGCCAGTCCGAGAAAGTCAAGGCATTGTTGCTTTACTTGACAGTCGTGTAGTTAATCGTAGCTACGGCGCTCAAATTCTTACTGCCTTAAGCCCTCTGGCACGTATTAACTATCTCGACCCAAGTTTGTTTTCTAATACCGATGAGGAAAATTCCGCTTAAAATCATTCTCATGAGTGCTGTTAGCGTTAGCGGGGCCCCTAGCTGAGTAAGGAATCTCACTTCTTTACTCAGAAATCAGGACTTGGAACTATTTTGTCCAATTCCCAATTTACATTTTATGAAGGTAATGCGATTCATTACCTCTCTATAGCCATGATTCCTGGCAAGATAAATTTAGAACCTAAGTAAAATTTGAGTTGCTGATTATGGGTGAAGCAAAGCGTCGTAAAACCACACAGGGGGAAACATACGGTCAAGAGACTCGCATCTTGCCTTGGGTTCCCATCACAAAAACTCAAGCTGAACAATTTGTCAGTTGGACTACTCGCGGTGCCTGGATAGGCATTGGCCTTATGGTTGTAGGATGGGCAACTATCCGTTTTATTGGCCCAGCCTTCGGTTGGTGGCAAGTAGTCTCATAAATCCTGCTGTTAATCTTCTCGCTCCAAGAAACCTTGAATCTTACTCCCCTTTCCTTGTAAAGGACTTGCGTGAAAATAAAGTACCAATAAACCGAGTTTCGACACTTCGACTGCACTGAGCGCAGTCGAAGTGTCGAAACCCATCTGGTTGGGATACTTTAACCCGCAGATCCCTAAGCTATCTATTAGTCTTATTTTTAAGTGAGTTGTAGTTTTGTTGATAAAGATCCGGGTAATGGATAGCCCGCAAGCAAGAAGGGTATTAAAAGACAATATGGTTCAGTTAAGGTTTTTATAGCTAACTGAACCGTATTGCATTAAAAGGAGCCAGCGCGGTCTTTTCCCAAATGGAGAGGTAGCACAAAGGGGTTTGCCCAAGTGAACAGCTGGCGTGAGGGATACAATGACTTTGGCAATCATAACTATTACCCGCCGGACATGATTGCTAGGAATTACGAATTAGCCCGATCGCAATACACTTCACCAAAGCTATGATCGGCATAAATTTCAACCACTAGATCAACTGCTGTTGCATCTTTTACCAAGGGCTTGATAAATAATTCCGGGTGAAGCGATCGCCAAAAATAATTGACAAATTGCTCTATCTCTGCATTGCTCATCCCCGACTTACCCGCAGCAATCATCTGCTGTTCTGCCTGTTTGCGCCACTCCAAAGAACAGCGGTAATCGGTTGGATATAGCACAATTAAGCTGTCCAATCGATCCCACAGTGGTAAATAATCATGGAGGCGAAGATTCATATCACGAGCAAATGCTCTATCTTCATTTGTGACAATTGGCGGTGGTGCAGTATCAAATACATCTGTATTAATTGGTCGTACACCCACAAACCAACCTTCAAATAGTACAATATCTACACCTGTTACCATCTCTGGATTAGTGCGATCGCCAGCGCCTTTGTATGCAGATTTATCAAAGCGGGGAACCATAACTGAACTTTGCGACTGACGGATCTGATCTAGTACATCTAAGCCTAAATCTACATCGTGGGTTCCTGGTGGACCGCGCCAAATCAAGCGGGGATCTTGCTTTAAAACCAAGCGATCGCTGTAAGTTTTATATAAGTCATCCAAAGATAAACTCAGAGTCCGGTATCCCAACTGATTCAGAATCAAACTGAGAACTTTAGACATTGTGGTTTTACCAGTGCCTTGTCCTCCCAATATTCCCTGAATTAGAGGGCGTTCCAACTGTTGGCGCTGCGATGCTAGTTTGATCCCCAAAGGCAGCCACAAGTCCCACAATACCTGTAACATTTTCTTTGGTTCGATTTGGAGGGTAGTTTGGCAAAATTGGCTAAAAGCTGGGAGGACAGATTTTAATAAGTGCGATCGAAAAGCGATCGCTTCGTCGACATTTTCCGGCGCGATCCCAAAAGCTTTTGCCCTTAACTTATCTGCTAGTGCTGCTTCTCTTGCTTGCTGCTGCCAATTTTCAGTTACAGTTTCTGAAATTAAAATTTCACCCAGCCACAAACTCATAATTTCCCCTTATGCCCCTCTGCTCCCCTGCGCCTCCGCTCCCCTGCCTATTCTCACGATCCCAGCTTAAAGGCTTCGAGAAACAGGCTGTAGGTGAAACCAACTTTGAGGAGATTTAGTGAGTCTACAAAGAGCGATCGCCTAGTAAAAAAGCTCTGACTGTAAAATATTCTACTAGTAACTTCAGTTAACACAACTAAAAAACCAGCTACCACAATGTCTAATTCTGCCCGTTGACCAGCTGTAGTGGAAACTGCGTTTCCCAGAAAAAAACCAAACAAAAAACTAATTATCAGCAACGATAATCGCCGCCAAGGATTTAAAAACCATTGCCCCAAGCGTGTAGCAATGGCATCCAACAAGTTATTCAGACGAGTGTTTTGCATCAGATAGACTTCTGGGAAAAAGTCAAGATATCTTGAAATATCTTTATATTATTAAAAAATATATTGGTTGTAGCCTAAGCTTATTTGTTAATATTATAGATATATGCTGGGTTTCCAGCGTTGATTTAAATTTCACATCCTATCATCTTTAAGGAAGCACAAGCGGTTTCAAGGCTGCTTGTTCTAACCCAAGATGAAATATATTTATCATCTGGACTGGCAAAAGACACTTTGTTGTCTGTGCTAGTATTCTCACGATATTTTTATTTTTCTATACAAATACATTAGCTGGTTCGGTATCTAATTTTCTTGTTTTTATCCAAGCCTACGGTTAATACACAAAGCAATTAGTGTCTGTAACTGTTGTTTTTCAGTCATCAATGAAATAATTCCGTCCAAATATTTTCTACCCAAAATGATATTTATAATACATTGATGTGTCTAATCTGAATAAAATCTATCTTAAGCTACTTTTTATAATTGCCTTTCGTGATAATAGGCTACTATTTGGTCAAGCCTAGACAAAATATTTATTTCTAAAAACTATCAATATGAAATCTTTAGTGTATCGTAACGTCGGTGTTACAGCTTGTTGCTTGGGACTACTTGTTACTCTGGTGGGATGCTTTGGAGTGAGTGTATCCTTGGAGTCCACAAACCCAGATACATCTTCACAACTGCCAACTGAAACTCAAGAGTGGGAGACAACTTCCTCTAAACCTGTTTCACCTGAAAAAAGCATTTCCGCTAATCTATCTACTCCAACCAATAAAGTAGAACATAGTAGTAAAGAAAATACTTATCCTGTCTTAGCAGAGCGTGATAAATCAGCAACCAAAGCTAAGAATCAAGGGACTTTGCGGATGAGTAATCAAACAAATCAACCTGTACGCCTGACTCTACTGGCGCGACAGTCGGTAGCAAAAGGCTCTGGTACCAAACAGACTCAATATGATGTACCGGCACATTGGGATTTTGCTCCCCAAGAAGGTAGTGAGAAGGGACTGGTTCTATCCCTACCTCAGAATAATTTAAAGCTGGAAAAGGGAGATATTTTAGTTGCCTTCGCAGAAGATGGCTCCCGTCGTTATTGGGGTCCCTATGTTGTCGGTGAAACTCAATTACCTAAATGGAATTCCCAAAACAGAGAATGGCAACTAGTGCTGAGTCCATAATCTATAGCAATCAGAATTGAATTTTCTGTTTGAAAATGCGCTTATTAAGAGTTATGAAAAACTACAACCTGTAGGAGCAATTTATGTATTGCCCTACGTAAATCAAGCACAGCTTCAAATAGAATCGATATTAGGATTGCTAAATAGTTACCATAGATAACTTTTGCATTTAGTCTTGTAGATTGACTTTTGTTTCATTTATTTTTACTATTAAACCCCATTATGGTATAGGGCTAGAGTAAATACGCTCATCTGATGTTGCTAATAAATAGAGCAATCGGGGCAATCTCGGAAAAACAACTTATTAAGCGTGCTCATTACATTGTTTGAAGTTATGTAGCCTTTTGATTACGGCCTATCAAACACTGCGGTAAACTATGCGTTGATTATGATTCTTTCGCAGAGAAGAACACTCGAAAGGAGCGGTTTTTTCAATGTCTCATACCGTAAAAATCTACGATACCTGCATTGGCTGCACCCAATGCGTCCGCGCTTGCCCTACTGATGTACTTGAGATGGTTCCTTGGGATGGCTGTAAAGCTGCTCAAATTGCCTCTTCACCCCGTACAGAAGACTGCGTGGGCTGTAAGCGCTGCGAAACCGCTTGTCCCACCGACTTTTTGAGCATCCGGGTTTACCTGGGCGCTGAAACAACTCGCAGTATGGGTCTGGCTTACTAAAAAGCTGGTGCCGAGTGCTGAGTGCTGAGACAAAAAGAAGTAAATCAAAAAAACTAATTTCTTGATTCTTCACTCAGAACTCGGAACTCGGAACTCAAGACTTTGAAGTGTGTCAATATCAAGCACCTTTAGCATCGTAGAGTGGACACTACCTGCTTTACGAAATTTTAATTTTAGATTGGGGATAAAAATCTCTGGGTACTTAAATCCTAGAAGCGTATTTGTACTGTCAGGTCAAAAGCTGACTGTGAATCTGCTTTAAAAGCCCAAAATCCATAACAATACCTAGTGGTAGAGGGAGTAATATTACTCCCTTTTTTCTTTGCAAAACGTCGAGTTTGTGCTAAACACTATACTGGATTTAATTATCCTGAAAAAAAGCGGTGTGAACAATGTGCGGAATCGTTGGATATATAGGCACTCAAGCGGCGACAGACATTTTATTGGCTGGGCTGGAAAAACTAGAGTACAGGGGCTACGATTCTGCTGGAATCGCCACTGTTTGGGAAGGTGAAGTTAATTGTGTACGGGCAAAGGGCAAACTGCATAACCTACGCTCTAAACTAGAACAAATAGAAGCTCCTGCCCAGATTGGTATTGGTCACACTCGGTGGGCAACTCATGGTAAGCCAGAAGAATACAACGCCCATCCCCATTTAGATACGGCAAAGCGAGTGGCGGTGGTGCAAAATGGCATTATCGAAAATTACCGCGACTTACGCGAAGAACTCAAAGCAAAAGGACACCAGTTCGTTTCTGAAACTGATACTGAAGTAATTCCCCATCTCATAGCCGAATTTTTAAAGAATATTTCCCCCTCATCTTCCTCATCTCCCTTCTTGGAGGCAGTTCGCCAAGCTGTTAACCACTTACATGGGGCATTTGCGATCGCAGTTATTTCTGCTGACTACCCCGATGAATTGATTGTTGTCCGTCAACAAGCGCCTTTGGTAATTGGTTTTGGGCAAGGGGAATTCTTTTGTGCATCTGACACGCCAGCGATCGTTGCCTACACCCGTGCGGTGCTACCTTTAGAAAATGGCGAAATTGCCCGTCTCACTCCTTTAGGCGTTGAGATTTACAATTTTGCTGGCGATAGGTTGAAAAAACAACCCCGGCTGCTTAACTTCAATCCTGCAATGGTAGAAAAGCAGGGATTCAAACACTTCATGCTCAAAGAAATTCATGAGCAACCAGGAGTAGTAAGAGCTAGTTTAGATGCTTACTTTAATCCAGCCGAATCTACCGAATCGCCAATCAATCTTGGTTTACCTGCGGATTTATACAACGATTTAGAACAAATTCAGATCCTCGCCTGTGGTACCAGTTGGCACGCAGCATTAATCGGAAAATATTTAATCGAACAATTAGCAGAAATTTCAACTCAAGTACATTACGCTTCTGAATATCGCTATGCACCATCACCCGTGACGGCTAACACGTTGATTATCGGTGTTACCCAATCAGGCGAAACAGCCGATACTCTAGCAGCTTTGACGATGGAAAAAGAACGTCGCCAAGGGAGAGAACCTAAATATCAAGCGCGACTACTGGGTATTACTAATCGCCCCGAAAGCAGCCTTGGTCATCTAGTGCCCCATGTCATCAGTACCTTAGCGGGAATTGAAATTGGGGTAGCGGCGACAAAAACTTTTACTGCTCAACTGATGGCATTTTATGCTTTGGCATTGGATTTAGCCGCCCGTCGTCAGACCGTTTCAAAAGACACATTAGATAAAATTATTAACGGGTTGCGGCAGATTCCCAAAGAAATTGAGGCAACTTTGGAAAGTCAGGAACGTTTAACTGAACAGCTAGCCCATGAATTCGCCGAAACCCAAGATTTCATTTTTGTGGGAAGAGGAATTAACTTCCCTATTGCTTTAGAAGGGGCGTTGAAATTAAAAGAAATCAGCTATATTCACGCCGAAGGTTATCCGGCTGGAGAGATGAAGCATGGCCCGATCGCACTTTTAGATGCGAAAGTACCAGTAGTTGCGATCGCAATTCCTGGTAGTGTGTACGAAAAGGTTATTTCTAATGCCCAGGAAGCCAAAGCTAGAGATTCTCGCTTAATTGGCGTGACTCCTGTCAACGATGGCGAAGCTGCGGAAATCTTTAACGATCTTCTTCCCATCTCTCATGTAGAAGAATTACTTTCTCCGATTTTGACAGTAGTTCCCCTGCAATTATTGGCTTATCACATTGCCGCCCGTCGCGGTTTGGATGTCGATCAGCCTCGTAACCTTGCTAAAAGTGTTACTGTAGAATAGTATAATTTTATACTTGGCATCAATGTATAATGGCTTCTGAAGAAGTTCTATGGCTTGCAGAAGCCATTTTTGTGGCAATGAATTATAAGTATAATATATTTATCACTACTTAAGTAAGTATTCGCTGGATTTGCAGTAAAGGGTAAAATTATCCAAATGCGATCGCAAAAACCCGAATGTATATTTTTACAACGTCTTTATACTACAGACAAGTCTGTAAAAATTTGAACCGATAACATCCAAGTTAATTACATCTACCAACATTATGAGTGAAATCCACCTACGTCAAATAAAGTCATACCTTCAAAAAACATTTAATGGTTTGATTGACTTATCAGATTACCAAAATAAATCTGAAACAGACAGAGAGTTAATTTTTTTAACAAGAAGTCTAGCTGCATTTACTTTGATGGTTTTAGCTGATATCTCTCCTCAAGAAGCATCAAAGTCGATAATTGATGGTGGACAGGATAATGGAATAGATTCGCTTTATTTTGACAGGCGAGAAAAAATAATGTATGTATTACAGTCAAAATGGAAGCAAGACAGTAAAGGTAGTGTTAAAACAGATGAGGTAATGAAATTTACTAGAGGTTTTAAAGACTTGGTAAATGCTAGATATGACAGATTCAACTCAAAATTTAATAATAAAACTCTAGATATTGAAGAAGCGTTGAATGATGCAGGAACAAGATTTGAAATAATTCTTGTCTATTCAGGTCAAACTCCCTTAGCAGATGAACCAAAAAGAGAATTGGATGATCTATTAGGTGAGATGAACGATTCATCAGATATTGTTAGTATGAGAGTTTATAATCAGGCAAATATATATAATATTATATCTCAAGGAGCATCTGGCAATCCTATAAATTTAGATGTTTGCCTGTTTGAGTGGGGACAAACAAAAGAACCCTATCAATCATATTATGGACAAGTATCTGCTAGGGAAGTAGCTGATTGGTGGACTAAACATTCTCCTAAATTGTTCTCTTCAAATATTAGGCTTTTTGTAAAAGATAGTGAAGTTAATGAAGGTATTATCAATACACTAAAAAAAGAACCGGAAAAATTTTGGTATTATAACAATGGCATAACAGCTTTGTGTTCTAGTATTGGGAAAAAACCGCTTGGCGGTAGTGGAAGAGACACGGGCATATTTGAATGTAAAGATGTCAAAGTAGTTAATGGCGCTCAGACTGTTGGATCGATAGCAAGAGCATATCAAAATTCTCCTGAGCAAGTTGAAAAAGCAAGAGTTCTTATTCGTTTTATCTCCTTAGAAAATTGTCCTGAAGAATTTGCTACAGAAATTACTCGATTCAACAATACTCAGAACCGAATTGATCGTCGAGAATTTGTAGCTCTCGATCCAGATCAAGAAAGAATAAAAAATGAACTTCACTTAGAAGGAATTATTTATACTTATAAGTCAGGTGAATCAATCCCAGATGGAGAAAAAGGTTTTGATTTAAATGAAGCTACAATTAGTCGAGCGTGCAAACAGAATGAAGTTTCTTTCGCCACGCGAGTTAAAGATAAAATTGGTGTTTTATGGGAAGATATAGAAAAACCTCCATACAAAACTCTCTTTAATAGATCAGTAAATGGTTCTAACCTTTGGAAATTAGTTCAAATCTTAAGAGTAGTAGAGAATAAATTATCAGAAGTACAAAAACAACGAGATGGAAGAGAAAAGTTATTTGCTACTCATAGTAATCGTCTCATACTACACCTGGTTTATAAAGCCTTACCAGAGAATTTTTTTAGCATATCATCTGATTTAACCCCAGTACAAATTGATGATATTCAATCCATGACCTCAGAGTTTTTGGGTAGTATTATGAGTGAAAGTAGCAACCTATTCCCAACTTCCTATCCGGCAAATATATTCAGAAATGTCACAAAATGCCAGGAAATTGTGGAAAAAATTTTAAATTGAGGAGAATTACTGCGATCGCATCCCTCGCAAACTCAGGCTGTTGATTCAGCTTTGCACTTGGAATGCGATCGCACTCAATTAACGATCCCATCAAGGTCTATAATTATTGATTTTGATTATTTGAGACTACAGTACTAGTTTTGTCATTTTCTAGTTCTCTCATTAGAGAATCAAAACCACTAGCATTGTTTCCACCTTTAGACAATAAAGACTGAATTTTATTTATTATTGCACTCATATTGTCAGAGAAAAATCTACCAAGATTATTCACAAAGTTTTTCAGTTTCTCAAATATACTAATTTCTACAGTTGAGTACTTATTCACAATTGGATATACAACTTTTCCTTTTTCTGTTTCATAGTACTCTTGTTCAGGCATCAACATAGATGTAAGTGGTTGCACCTGTTTTGCCATATCTGCTTCAGTTCGTTTATGGCTGAGAAATAAAACATCGTAAACCTTTCCGTTCCAGCTAGCCCAATAATGGTTTTGGAAAAACCACCGCTTACCATCATCACAATTAGGCTTTTTGCCTTGGTATGGTGTAACTCCAGCTTCACTCAAAAAAGGTTTGGCAATGCTTTCAACTGTTATTTTCTCGATGCCAAAATATTCTTCTGCAACTTTTTTAAATGCACGGGCTAATGTCTGACAATCTCCTTCTGGAGAGCCTTTCAAGAGAGTTTCTTGGCTCTTGCTCACCATTGTGTATTGAAATTGGATATTGCCAAAGTTTTTGAATAGTTGTTCCAGG
The Nostoc punctiforme PCC 73102 genome window above contains:
- a CDS encoding Uma2 family endonuclease, translating into MQDPIQLSQYSEPEPDIAVVRIDARKYIDRHPAPNEIFLLIEVADTTLDTDRKQKAPLYAKAGIADYWILDVNQRQVFVLGEPLLQGYNQQLILQDYTTLSLIAFPEIEVQINQLFP
- a CDS encoding DUF565 domain-containing protein — its product is MQNTRLNNLLDAIATRLGQWFLNPWRRLSLLIISFLFGFFLGNAVSTTAGQRAELDIVVAGFLVVLTEVTSRIFYSQSFFTRRSLFVDSLNLLKVGFTYSLFLEAFKLGS
- a CDS encoding M48 family metallopeptidase encodes the protein MPTYTGISSEAFRHPLDRQAEQALRNLPGFDLIARKFVEFIYERPQLVYLMGNTIQVGPRQYSTIYQMFRECVRDLDIYPEPALFVSQDPQANSYALGQENPYIVINTGILDLLDEAEIRAVLAHELGHIKCGHTILIQMAMWAMSAASALGELTFDLGNLVTQGLIYAFFEWRRKAELSSDRAALLVMDDLNPVMSTMMKLSGGSHKYANECSLQEFIKQSENYQALDEDGLNQIYKFLIYNGAQGTMLSHPFPVERLHYLRAWAVSEEYQQIRRGNYQRSPASGSVNVKAESAANETETLRRQIEELQREIDRMKRSE
- a CDS encoding DUF2839 domain-containing protein, whose translation is MGEAKRRKTTQGETYGQETRILPWVPITKTQAEQFVSWTTRGAWIGIGLMVVGWATIRFIGPAFGWWQVVS
- a CDS encoding helicase C-terminal domain-containing protein; its protein translation is MIEAEVHLSLHNFLRSQAGFPSWPHHLTMARLVARALRLGRSALIQVGAVCGYQGRYRTSFVASALMWHGPVIIVAQEPVQQLLLRIEIPRLQQWLPANKSIRTGDAWPDAEFQGLLLTSPEAWLRGQFAGGDRFPQGIPTIIDGVDDLEDWVRHQLTQDIQPHDWDELILACPNQAEAISEARIQLTHELFQHPVNPYHCYLISQPEIEILSRLCLALESVPSLPEPWKQFWQQFQTLDENLSPPASPAPPPLFWATIAHRQGLFSLHYAPMELREILLPLWQRQPVVLIGSAIEPETEAPLFRQRLGLEDLTCLKFSSESQAEAIQLYVPYKLPLPNTPEFQAAFIHKVRTLVCLSATAPGLTVVLVGDVPLKAQVATILASEFGSRVQVEKTCLDENGILISGWEFWREHQRVLPAPHLLIIATLPLPSLENPLVAGRVALYKRSHQDWFRLYLLPAALNELQRAIAPVRESQGIVALLDSRVVNRSYGAQILTALSPLARINYLDPSLFSNTDEENSA
- a CDS encoding Uma2 family endonuclease translates to MTQTRVRLWNVDEYHRMLETGIITADERVELIDGQVIPMSAKNPPMQRQRCVRLIISRER
- the psaC gene encoding photosystem I iron-sulfur center protein PsaC; this encodes MSHTVKIYDTCIGCTQCVRACPTDVLEMVPWDGCKAAQIASSPRTEDCVGCKRCETACPTDFLSIRVYLGAETTRSMGLAY